One part of the Salinimonas iocasae genome encodes these proteins:
- a CDS encoding MBL fold metallo-hydrolase yields MLNIIKKITIFLAVIISLLLLAAYGINQNLVTLSEKDYSVEYFVDGNFVNQPPRAEDSPFKFFSILYRRFTQEREASRPETPVPVRPLTRAQLERLPDNDVHVVKLGHSGLLIKAHKEYWLIDPIFSQRASPFSFMGPERFHPSPIAIKELPSVSRILLTHNHYDHLDEETIRQLDNDNLQYTVPLGVKAELISWGVDAGRVSELGWWDAKAVKNGEVVLVPAQHFSGRGLSDRNKSLWGAWVIRLNDKRLFVSGDSGYFDGFKKIGRRYGPFDMAFIENGAYAPYWPDVHMTPAQTIQATLDINASYLVPVHNSTFDLAFHPWFEPLEKISAAANNANVKLLTPRFGEIINVQQPATFDTWWRDVMQPRYR; encoded by the coding sequence ATGCTAAACATTATTAAAAAAATAACTATCTTTCTGGCTGTGATTATCAGCCTTTTACTTTTGGCTGCGTATGGGATCAACCAGAACCTGGTAACGCTATCTGAAAAAGATTACAGCGTTGAATATTTTGTCGATGGCAATTTTGTAAATCAGCCTCCCCGTGCAGAAGATTCTCCTTTTAAGTTTTTCAGTATTCTTTATCGTCGATTCACGCAAGAGCGCGAGGCCTCACGGCCTGAGACACCCGTTCCAGTCCGCCCCCTAACGCGTGCGCAACTGGAACGTTTGCCCGATAACGATGTACATGTGGTTAAGCTCGGTCATTCGGGTCTTTTGATAAAGGCGCACAAAGAGTACTGGTTAATAGACCCCATATTCTCACAGCGCGCATCGCCGTTTTCTTTCATGGGGCCGGAGCGCTTTCATCCATCACCAATAGCAATTAAAGAATTGCCTTCTGTTTCGCGAATTTTGTTAACCCACAATCATTATGATCATCTTGATGAAGAGACGATACGCCAGCTTGATAATGACAACCTGCAATATACGGTACCACTTGGTGTAAAAGCCGAGCTTATTTCGTGGGGCGTTGACGCGGGTAGGGTTTCTGAACTGGGGTGGTGGGACGCGAAGGCCGTAAAGAATGGGGAAGTAGTATTGGTTCCTGCGCAACACTTTTCCGGACGCGGTTTAAGTGATCGAAACAAGTCATTGTGGGGCGCCTGGGTTATCAGATTAAACGACAAGCGTTTGTTCGTCAGTGGTGATTCAGGATATTTTGATGGCTTTAAAAAGATAGGACGCCGTTACGGGCCTTTTGATATGGCGTTTATAGAAAATGGTGCCTATGCCCCATACTGGCCCGACGTACATATGACGCCGGCACAAACTATTCAGGCTACCCTGGATATCAACGCTTCCTATTTGGTGCCAGTTCACAACAGTACATTCGATCTGGCTTTTCACCCCTGGTTCGAGCCTTTAGAAAAAATCTCGGCAGCGGCGAACAACGCTAATGTCAAATTGCTCACCCCGCGTTTTGGAGAAATAATCAATGTGCAGCAGCCGGCCACCTTTGATACCTGGTGGCGCGACGTAATGCAACCGCGTTATCGGTAG
- a CDS encoding amidohydrolase, with product MSNIYKKLSLAAALVIGATPVYADTLLIKNVNGYTLDESGELVTFKALAVDDGKISGLNPDTTVQYDRMVDGSGKTLLPGMIDAHGHLLGLGSNLLEVDLRDTDSVQQAVSKVAEYALANSAGEWITGRGWNQELWSDRAYPRASDLDSKIDDRPVWLTRVDGHAGWANSRALKIAGIDKNTQSPKGGQIVKDAQGNPTGVLIDNAMGLLEKHIPATGNKQLSAQLDAAGQHLLANGVTAMHDAGIPHSVYDFYLRRAVESTLPVRIYAMISATDSQLATMLDNGPIRDADDYLFINSVKAYGDGALGSRGAALLKPYSDAPHQKGLMVTQPEDFPGLFNQVINAGFQLNFHAIGDRANRLALDQFEATFDEHGGQSLRNRIEHAQVVAPSDLARFSSLQILPSMQPTHATSDKNMAEDRIGKARMEGAYAWQTLLKSGIAVPLGSDFPVELANPFYGIHAAVTRQDRDNNPVKGWYAHEALSIKQAFKGFTLDAAYAAHMEDSLGTLTPGKWADFIIVDQDIFSVKPEALWKTSVEQTWVAGEKVFEK from the coding sequence ATGAGCAACATCTATAAAAAACTGTCTTTAGCCGCAGCACTGGTAATTGGGGCCACCCCGGTCTATGCCGATACATTGCTGATTAAAAATGTGAACGGATACACGCTTGATGAAAGCGGCGAACTGGTAACGTTTAAAGCTCTGGCTGTGGACGATGGTAAAATATCAGGCCTGAACCCTGACACAACAGTGCAATACGATCGCATGGTCGATGGCAGCGGAAAAACGTTGTTACCCGGCATGATCGACGCGCACGGACACTTACTCGGTCTGGGCAGCAACTTGCTGGAAGTTGATTTGCGGGATACCGACAGTGTACAGCAAGCGGTATCAAAGGTTGCTGAATATGCACTGGCCAACTCTGCGGGCGAGTGGATTACAGGACGTGGCTGGAATCAGGAGTTATGGTCTGATCGCGCCTACCCGCGAGCCAGCGACCTTGATTCAAAAATTGATGACCGACCGGTATGGCTAACCCGCGTCGATGGTCATGCTGGCTGGGCTAACAGCCGCGCGCTGAAGATAGCTGGCATTGATAAGAATACTCAATCACCTAAAGGCGGGCAGATAGTCAAAGATGCCCAGGGTAATCCCACAGGCGTGCTGATAGACAACGCTATGGGTTTGCTTGAAAAACACATTCCGGCAACCGGAAATAAGCAACTCAGCGCGCAACTCGATGCGGCAGGTCAACACTTATTGGCCAACGGTGTTACAGCGATGCACGATGCGGGCATCCCTCACTCCGTGTATGACTTTTATTTACGTCGGGCGGTAGAGAGCACTTTACCGGTTCGTATTTATGCCATGATAAGTGCAACAGACAGCCAGCTTGCCACTATGCTCGACAACGGGCCGATTCGTGACGCTGATGACTATCTGTTTATCAACAGTGTGAAAGCCTATGGTGATGGCGCGTTGGGAAGCCGTGGCGCAGCACTGTTGAAGCCTTACAGCGATGCTCCGCATCAAAAAGGGCTTATGGTGACCCAGCCTGAAGATTTTCCTGGTTTGTTTAATCAGGTTATTAATGCCGGATTTCAGCTTAATTTTCATGCTATCGGCGATCGGGCAAACCGACTGGCTCTTGACCAGTTTGAGGCGACATTCGATGAGCATGGCGGACAATCTCTGCGTAATCGTATCGAGCACGCTCAGGTAGTTGCCCCCTCAGATTTAGCGCGTTTTTCCTCGTTACAGATATTGCCATCAATGCAGCCAACTCACGCCACCAGCGATAAGAATATGGCAGAAGATCGTATTGGCAAAGCGCGAATGGAAGGCGCTTATGCCTGGCAAACCCTGTTAAAGTCAGGCATTGCCGTGCCTCTTGGCTCTGACTTCCCGGTTGAACTGGCTAACCCGTTCTATGGTATTCATGCAGCGGTAACCCGACAGGATCGCGATAATAATCCGGTAAAAGGCTGGTATGCCCATGAAGCGCTAAGCATCAAACAGGCATTTAAGGGGTTCACGCTGGATGCTGCTTACGCCGCGCATATGGAAGATAGTCTGGGTACACTGACCCCTGGTAAGTGGGCCGACTTTATTATCGTCGACCAGGATATATTTTCCGTGAAGCCTGAAGCGCTTTGGAAAACATCGGTAGAACAAACCTGGGTGGCCGGAGAAAAAGTATTTGAGAAATAA
- a CDS encoding serine/threonine dehydratase — protein MNQPTFDDVLNAAKRIQGKVHKTPLFESALLNKWLGHRIIFKAECLQKIGAFKLRGAVNVLAHHAECGTLPQRVVANSSGNHAQAVAYAASLYNIPVTIFAAKSISPIKAAATKSYGADLKLYDSRPEADEAVSEAAQLPGTLWIPPFNDKDVIAGQGTAALEAIEEAGNVDAVFAPCGGGGLLSGSFLATRGMLPDAKVIGAEPANANDAAKSLQSGIIETLPGPAQTLADGAATPSVGEHTFAFLQELDDFYEVDEIQIAYWTQWLQHLLKLHIEPTSAMTMAAVAAWAVENETPKTALVMLSGGNISATSMQKIWQQDYLLQPPMICPEEESQHEQHL, from the coding sequence ATGAATCAACCCACTTTTGACGACGTACTGAATGCCGCTAAACGTATTCAGGGGAAAGTGCACAAAACGCCGTTGTTCGAATCGGCATTACTCAACAAATGGCTGGGCCACCGGATAATATTTAAAGCTGAGTGTCTGCAAAAGATAGGTGCCTTTAAATTGCGGGGCGCGGTAAACGTTCTGGCCCACCACGCCGAGTGCGGGACACTGCCGCAACGGGTAGTGGCAAATAGTTCAGGCAACCACGCACAGGCTGTTGCCTACGCCGCATCGCTTTATAATATTCCCGTTACTATCTTTGCTGCCAAAAGTATTTCACCAATTAAAGCCGCTGCTACCAAAAGCTATGGCGCCGATCTGAAGCTTTATGATAGCCGTCCCGAAGCGGATGAGGCAGTCAGCGAAGCCGCGCAGCTGCCAGGAACACTCTGGATCCCGCCATTTAATGACAAAGATGTTATTGCTGGTCAGGGAACCGCTGCGCTGGAAGCAATCGAAGAAGCCGGTAATGTTGATGCCGTTTTTGCCCCCTGCGGCGGTGGTGGTTTACTTAGCGGAAGCTTTTTGGCTACGCGCGGCATGTTACCTGATGCGAAGGTCATTGGTGCAGAGCCTGCTAACGCCAACGATGCCGCAAAGTCGTTGCAAAGCGGAATAATAGAAACACTGCCCGGTCCAGCACAAACGCTGGCCGATGGTGCTGCCACGCCCAGCGTTGGTGAGCATACTTTCGCTTTTTTACAGGAGCTGGATGATTTTTATGAAGTCGATGAGATTCAAATTGCCTACTGGACACAGTGGCTACAGCACCTGTTAAAACTTCACATAGAGCCAACCAGTGCCATGACGATGGCAGCCGTTGCGGCATGGGCTGTTGAAAACGAAACACCCAAAACGGCCTTGGTCATGCTATCTGGTGGCAATATCAGCGCCACCAGCATGCAAAAAATCTGGCAGCAGGATTACCTGCTACAGCCGCCCATGATATGTCCTGAGGAAGAATCACAACATGAGCAACATCTATAA
- a CDS encoding PH domain-containing protein: MGLLDALMGNASEVSIEDVQEQLAPMLADNESVSTAYRLVRDLIVFTSSRIVLIDKQGISGRKVNYHSIPYKSITQFSVETAGHFDMDSELRVWVSGQDGPVTIELNKKAAAGVQHTLANRLFG, encoded by the coding sequence ATGGGATTATTAGATGCGCTGATGGGTAACGCGAGCGAAGTCAGTATTGAGGATGTACAGGAGCAACTTGCGCCTATGCTGGCCGACAATGAATCGGTTTCAACAGCTTACAGGTTGGTTCGCGACCTTATTGTCTTTACATCAAGCCGTATTGTTCTTATCGATAAGCAGGGAATTAGTGGGCGCAAAGTTAACTATCACTCCATTCCCTATAAGTCTATTACCCAGTTCAGCGTGGAGACTGCAGGGCATTTTGACATGGATTCAGAGCTTCGCGTTTGGGTCTCAGGCCAGGACGGGCCGGTCACGATTGAACTTAATAAAAAAGCTGCAGCAGGAGTTCAGCACACATTGGCAAACCGCTTGTTCGGATAA
- a CDS encoding S8 family serine peptidase produces MFNKTIKPTLAASLVALSFSALANNSDSESRYIIQVDNNGKGIVKALARQAGGDIKVDADGFIAASFSGKSLAEVKGLLNNPHVKLVEQDQVRRPMALYNDDAGDPSTTQITPYAVYQAQADQVTFNPSAGMKVCVIDSGLDSSNSDFVWSAITGDNDPGTGNWYDNGGPHGTHVAGTIGAADNGYGVVGMAPGVDMHIIKVFNESGWGYSSDLAYAAQKCSQAGANIINMSLGGGGANSTEENAFIDFVQNGGFVVAAAGNDGNNVRSYPAGYPAVMMIGANDADDNIADFSQYPSCTSGRGKNVTTDETICVEATAGGVDTLSTYPAGGATMASLTADGAGVAASSMENSGDASGSTYFMGIGDSVDANAAGKVCVIDRGSISFYDKVNNCESSGGIGAVVINNEPGMLYGTLGETNDTTIPAVGAAFEDRDALLAASTMDISIGASDYGFMSGTSMATPAVAGVAALVWSNHPQCTGEDIRGALKATARDAGAAGKDVYFGHGIVQAADASAYLTANGCSGGGTGEEPTGGDLTLSATGYKSKGTQAVDLVWGDATTSNVDVYRNGAVITTTANDGAYTDSLNTKGGGTYQYQVCEASSTVCSATVTVTF; encoded by the coding sequence ATGTTTAATAAAACAATCAAACCTACTCTTGCAGCATCGTTAGTAGCGCTTAGCTTTTCAGCTCTGGCAAATAATAGTGATAGCGAAAGCCGCTATATCATCCAGGTTGATAATAACGGTAAGGGTATTGTAAAAGCGCTGGCCAGGCAGGCCGGTGGAGACATCAAGGTTGATGCAGATGGCTTTATCGCAGCTTCATTTTCCGGCAAGTCTCTCGCTGAGGTAAAAGGATTATTAAACAACCCTCATGTTAAATTGGTAGAACAGGATCAGGTTCGTCGCCCTATGGCATTGTACAATGACGATGCAGGCGATCCGTCCACAACACAAATTACACCTTACGCTGTTTATCAGGCACAGGCTGATCAGGTTACTTTCAACCCAAGTGCAGGCATGAAAGTCTGTGTAATCGACTCTGGTCTGGACAGCTCTAACTCTGACTTCGTCTGGTCAGCCATTACCGGTGACAACGATCCGGGCACAGGCAACTGGTATGACAATGGTGGCCCACATGGTACCCACGTTGCTGGTACTATCGGTGCAGCAGATAACGGTTATGGTGTAGTAGGTATGGCACCAGGCGTTGATATGCACATCATTAAAGTATTCAATGAAAGCGGCTGGGGATACTCTTCAGATCTGGCATATGCAGCACAGAAATGTTCGCAAGCCGGTGCCAACATTATCAACATGAGTCTTGGCGGCGGCGGTGCAAACAGCACTGAAGAAAATGCCTTCATCGACTTTGTTCAAAATGGTGGTTTTGTTGTTGCTGCAGCCGGCAACGATGGCAACAATGTCCGTTCATATCCCGCTGGTTACCCTGCGGTAATGATGATTGGTGCCAACGATGCCGATGATAACATCGCAGATTTTTCTCAGTATCCAAGCTGTACATCAGGCCGTGGCAAAAACGTCACCACTGATGAAACTATCTGTGTAGAAGCAACCGCTGGCGGTGTAGACACATTGTCTACTTACCCTGCAGGTGGCGCGACTATGGCTTCACTGACAGCTGATGGCGCAGGCGTTGCAGCATCTTCAATGGAAAACAGCGGTGATGCATCAGGCAGCACTTACTTCATGGGTATTGGGGACAGCGTTGATGCCAATGCAGCCGGTAAAGTCTGTGTAATCGACCGTGGTAGCATCAGCTTCTACGATAAGGTAAATAACTGTGAAAGCTCAGGTGGTATCGGTGCGGTTGTGATTAACAACGAACCAGGCATGCTTTACGGCACGCTGGGTGAAACCAATGATACAACTATCCCTGCAGTAGGTGCGGCGTTTGAAGATCGTGATGCGCTGCTTGCTGCAAGCACGATGGATATCAGCATCGGCGCCAGCGACTACGGCTTCATGAGCGGTACGTCTATGGCTACACCAGCAGTAGCAGGTGTTGCGGCACTGGTATGGTCTAACCATCCTCAGTGTACCGGTGAAGACATCCGTGGCGCGCTTAAAGCAACTGCGCGCGATGCCGGCGCTGCTGGTAAAGATGTTTACTTCGGTCACGGTATCGTACAGGCTGCTGATGCAAGTGCTTATCTGACAGCGAATGGCTGTTCAGGTGGTGGTACAGGTGAAGAGCCTACAGGTGGTGATCTGACACTGTCCGCAACAGGCTATAAGTCTAAAGGCACTCAGGCTGTAGACCTTGTATGGGGTGATGCTACTACCAGCAATGTTGATGTTTATCGCAACGGCGCGGTAATCACTACGACTGCTAACGATGGCGCATATACTGATTCTCTGAACACCAAAGGTGGCGGTACTTATCAGTATCAGGTATGTGAAGCATCAAGCACGGTATGTTCTGCAACAGTAACTGTTACTTTCTAA
- a CDS encoding S9 family peptidase has translation MKKALMIGAIMLSSAVSANTLTIERIFESPSLDGNAPRDLKVSPDGQRVTFLKGKASDYDQLDLWEYHVASGKTQMLFDSQELLPGDQALSDEEKARRERMRLSGTGIVSYEWSQDGSALLFPLGGDVYYHRLGEEGARQLLDTETFETDIKLSPKGTYISFIRNQNLFIKNIETGEERAITTEGGDNIKMGMAEFVAQEEMGRMTGYWWAPDESYIAFTKVDESPVEVITRSEIYADDIKMIEQRYPKAGTNNVNIELAIENIKTKERQWVDLGKEKDIYLARGKWMPDSETFTYQWQSRNQQRLELRAYNVESESQSTLLSEISDTWVNLHDDLHFLKKNNQFIWASERDGFKHLYLFGQDGKLARQLTSGNWVVEEVRAIDESKGVIYFTGRKDTPLESHLYSVTLDGGDITRISERDGFHEINFAADGSIYVDEFSTANRPPQVSLHKADGKQITWLEENKLDQDHPLTPYLDSWNKPEFGTLTTPDDATLYYRLYKPENTSTKRPAIVFLYGGPHAQVVTNKWGGNRGLLMQYWVDQGYVVFSIDNRGSNYRGKGFEDPIYKRMGTVEVDDQVEGVKFLRSLDYVDPERIGVHGHSYGGYMTLMTMFKAGEYFKAGVSGAPVTDWRLYDTHYTERYMGNPAKDDDAYTNSSVFPYAEGLKGPLLIYHGMADDNVLFTHSTRLYKHLQDMAKPFETMDYPGKKHSIRGKQTGTHLYKTITNFFNRNLHPEK, from the coding sequence ATGAAAAAAGCGTTAATGATTGGAGCCATTATGCTCAGCAGCGCCGTTTCGGCAAACACTCTCACCATTGAGCGAATTTTTGAATCACCGTCTCTGGACGGCAATGCACCCCGCGATCTTAAAGTATCTCCTGACGGACAGCGAGTAACTTTTTTGAAAGGTAAAGCGTCTGATTACGACCAGCTTGATTTGTGGGAATATCATGTTGCGTCAGGCAAGACGCAAATGCTGTTTGATTCTCAGGAACTGTTACCCGGCGATCAGGCCTTATCCGACGAGGAAAAAGCGCGGCGCGAGCGCATGCGCTTATCTGGGACTGGCATTGTGAGCTACGAGTGGTCGCAGGATGGTAGTGCCCTGTTATTTCCGTTAGGCGGTGACGTATATTATCACCGTCTTGGCGAAGAAGGTGCCCGACAGCTTCTTGATACAGAAACCTTTGAGACTGATATCAAGTTGTCTCCGAAAGGGACGTACATTTCATTTATCCGTAACCAGAATCTGTTCATCAAAAATATTGAAACCGGCGAAGAGCGGGCTATCACCACTGAAGGTGGCGACAATATTAAAATGGGCATGGCTGAATTTGTTGCTCAGGAAGAAATGGGCAGAATGACCGGTTACTGGTGGGCACCGGATGAAAGCTATATCGCCTTTACCAAAGTAGACGAATCGCCGGTTGAGGTAATTACACGGTCAGAAATTTACGCTGACGATATCAAAATGATCGAACAGCGCTATCCCAAAGCCGGCACGAACAATGTGAATATCGAACTGGCGATTGAAAATATTAAAACTAAAGAGCGTCAGTGGGTCGATTTGGGTAAGGAAAAGGACATTTACCTGGCACGCGGAAAATGGATGCCGGATAGTGAGACTTTCACCTATCAGTGGCAAAGCCGTAACCAGCAGAGGCTGGAGCTGCGCGCTTACAATGTCGAGTCTGAATCACAATCTACACTATTAAGCGAGATCAGTGATACCTGGGTAAATTTGCATGATGATTTACACTTTTTGAAAAAGAACAATCAGTTTATCTGGGCCTCTGAAAGAGATGGCTTTAAACATCTTTACCTGTTTGGTCAGGACGGCAAGCTGGCTCGCCAGTTGACCAGTGGAAACTGGGTTGTGGAAGAAGTTCGCGCCATTGATGAAAGCAAAGGTGTTATCTACTTCACCGGTCGCAAAGATACACCGCTGGAGAGCCATTTATACTCAGTAACGCTGGATGGTGGCGACATCACCCGTATCTCTGAGCGGGATGGTTTCCACGAAATAAACTTTGCCGCCGATGGCTCTATCTATGTGGATGAGTTTTCCACTGCAAACCGCCCCCCTCAGGTCAGCCTGCACAAAGCAGATGGTAAGCAAATTACCTGGCTTGAAGAAAACAAACTGGATCAGGACCACCCTCTCACGCCATATCTGGATAGCTGGAACAAACCAGAATTCGGCACGCTGACTACACCTGATGATGCTACGCTCTACTATCGGTTGTATAAGCCTGAAAACACCAGTACAAAGCGTCCGGCGATCGTGTTTTTGTATGGCGGGCCGCACGCTCAGGTGGTAACCAATAAGTGGGGCGGAAACCGTGGCCTACTGATGCAGTACTGGGTAGACCAGGGATATGTTGTTTTCTCCATTGATAACCGCGGCTCCAACTACCGCGGAAAAGGTTTTGAAGACCCTATCTATAAAAGAATGGGCACCGTTGAGGTGGACGACCAGGTAGAGGGCGTTAAGTTCTTGCGCTCACTGGATTATGTTGACCCTGAACGTATCGGGGTGCATGGCCACAGTTATGGTGGTTACATGACACTTATGACGATGTTCAAAGCAGGTGAGTACTTCAAGGCTGGTGTGTCGGGTGCGCCGGTAACAGACTGGCGTCTGTATGATACACATTACACTGAGCGCTATATGGGCAACCCTGCGAAGGATGATGATGCTTATACTAACTCTTCCGTGTTTCCATATGCAGAAGGGTTAAAAGGTCCGCTTTTGATTTATCATGGAATGGCTGACGATAACGTATTATTTACCCATAGTACCCGTTTGTATAAACACCTACAGGATATGGCTAAGCCCTTTGAAACCATGGATTATCCAGGTAAAAAGCACAGCATTCGTGGTAAGCAAACCGGCACGCACCTGTATAAGACAATCACAAACTTTTTCAACAGAAATTTACACCCTGAGAAATAA
- a CDS encoding NAD(P)H-binding protein, whose product MSGNKTALVLGSTGLVGRALVKKLLADNRYKSIVCLVRRPLPERYFDDPERKLSPIVIDFSDFQDYQGYFSVDHVYCCLGTTIKAAGSRAAFRKVDFEYVHVAAQLARAQRVKSFVWISSVGADAGSRQFYLRVKGELENAIMRMPQLNHAAAVRPSLLLGSRDETRFLEGIGQKLAPLFRKVLVGRFKKYRPAYASEVASKMIQLQRFS is encoded by the coding sequence GTGAGTGGCAATAAAACCGCTTTAGTCTTGGGGTCGACGGGTTTGGTCGGACGAGCGCTGGTAAAAAAACTGCTGGCAGACAACCGCTACAAATCGATTGTCTGTCTGGTACGCAGGCCTTTGCCTGAGCGCTATTTTGATGATCCGGAAAGAAAACTGTCGCCTATCGTCATCGACTTTTCTGATTTCCAGGATTATCAGGGGTACTTTAGCGTTGACCACGTTTACTGTTGTCTGGGCACCACAATCAAAGCGGCGGGTAGCCGAGCAGCGTTCAGAAAGGTCGATTTTGAGTATGTTCACGTTGCCGCACAACTTGCCCGCGCTCAACGTGTAAAAAGCTTTGTCTGGATTTCATCGGTTGGTGCAGATGCTGGCAGCCGGCAGTTCTACCTGCGAGTGAAAGGCGAGCTGGAGAATGCCATTATGCGTATGCCGCAATTAAACCATGCAGCGGCGGTGCGGCCTTCATTATTGTTAGGTTCGCGCGACGAAACGCGGTTCTTAGAAGGTATCGGTCAGAAACTGGCACCCTTGTTCAGAAAAGTACTAGTGGGGCGGTTTAAGAAGTACCGGCCTGCTTATGCCTCTGAGGTCGCGTCTAAAATGATTCAGCTTCAAAGATTTTCCTGA
- a CDS encoding tRNA1(Val) (adenine(37)-N6)-methyltransferase, producing MARGFKCKQFFVAHDLCAMKVSTDSLILGSWASTEGTQQVLDVGCGSGILSLMMCQRSAQDAKILAIDVDPHAVEQTQINASNSRWANRIDVRHCELAALTHPQLADTIICNPPYFTNTNVGNAEHLAQSVSRQTARHQGSLSSQDLFFHTARLSSSKTRLSCLYPTPQRETVLTHARQYGWQLSRELMVFNHRGARSHVSAFEFSRQAVTATKETLIIKNEQNAYTDEYKTLCKDFYLAF from the coding sequence ATGGCCCGGGGCTTTAAATGTAAACAGTTTTTTGTTGCGCATGATTTATGCGCGATGAAGGTCAGTACAGATAGTCTTATTCTGGGGAGCTGGGCATCAACAGAGGGCACACAGCAGGTTTTGGATGTAGGATGCGGCTCAGGAATTCTATCGTTGATGATGTGTCAGCGCTCAGCACAGGATGCGAAGATTCTTGCTATTGACGTTGACCCTCACGCCGTTGAGCAAACACAAATAAACGCCAGTAACAGCCGCTGGGCAAACAGAATAGATGTCCGGCATTGCGAACTTGCCGCGCTAACCCACCCTCAGTTAGCTGATACGATTATTTGTAATCCGCCTTATTTCACCAACACCAATGTAGGTAATGCCGAACATCTGGCGCAGTCCGTATCACGTCAGACAGCCCGACATCAGGGCAGTCTTTCGTCGCAGGACTTGTTCTTTCATACAGCCAGATTGTCATCATCCAAAACCCGTTTATCATGCCTGTATCCAACGCCACAACGTGAAACTGTGCTAACTCATGCCAGGCAATACGGCTGGCAGTTGAGCCGGGAGCTAATGGTGTTTAACCATCGGGGGGCCCGGTCTCACGTATCAGCATTTGAGTTTTCCAGGCAAGCTGTTACCGCGACGAAAGAAACCCTGATTATAAAAAATGAGCAAAACGCCTATACCGATGAATACAAAACATTGTGCAAAGATTTTTACCTGGCGTTCTAG
- a CDS encoding YgjV family protein — protein sequence MESLTSVIAEGFGALAVVFNFIGYRQNEVNRYRAISAVALLCVSIHFFMLDAMAAGVGCLIASVRNVVALKYRSALILYFFVALNIIFLLIEWFVLKHDAIIFIAYTSSLIFTVGSIVIEDAKRIRQWFLLAESLGLIYAVLVGSLFGTIFNLSNLTSIVLKLYRERH from the coding sequence GTGGAATCGCTAACATCGGTTATTGCTGAAGGGTTCGGCGCGCTGGCTGTTGTATTTAACTTTATCGGTTATCGTCAGAACGAGGTGAACCGTTACCGGGCGATTTCGGCGGTTGCATTGTTATGTGTCAGCATACATTTCTTTATGCTTGATGCGATGGCCGCAGGGGTAGGTTGCCTTATCGCAAGTGTAAGAAATGTCGTTGCTCTGAAGTATCGAAGCGCGCTCATCCTGTATTTTTTTGTCGCGCTGAATATCATTTTTCTGCTAATCGAATGGTTTGTTTTAAAGCACGATGCGATCATTTTTATTGCCTATACCTCTTCGCTAATCTTTACTGTAGGCTCAATCGTTATTGAGGATGCCAAACGTATCCGGCAATGGTTTCTACTGGCAGAAAGTCTCGGGCTAATTTATGCTGTGCTGGTGGGCAGTCTTTTCGGTACCATTTTCAACCTCAGTAACCTCACCAGTATTGTGCTCAAGTTGTACCGGGAACGTCATTAA
- a CDS encoding intracellular growth attenuator family protein, whose translation MQLDGTPSSSQTVKPSNVTPLFRRERVRLHDGQTTSKALERRWNNRLQLLLKAEFSLQRANRLRAFSLTLIVIAALTLGFSLYTAPVVSPWVFIAEVSIIALGSIMLPACLWFSKECRRHRDQLSRKFYESNHEVEYRDDALVLINRSTYTAVTKVLFTDI comes from the coding sequence ATGCAACTGGATGGCACGCCTTCTTCCTCACAAACTGTTAAGCCCAGCAATGTCACGCCATTGTTTCGGCGAGAGCGTGTGCGCCTGCATGACGGACAGACAACCAGCAAGGCGCTTGAAAGGCGCTGGAATAATCGACTGCAACTACTACTAAAGGCTGAATTTTCTTTGCAAAGGGCGAATCGCTTGCGCGCGTTTTCCCTCACCCTTATAGTGATAGCCGCATTAACGTTAGGTTTTTCACTCTACACAGCGCCTGTTGTTTCGCCGTGGGTGTTTATTGCAGAAGTCAGCATCATTGCTCTGGGTAGCATTATGTTACCGGCATGCCTCTGGTTTTCTAAAGAGTGCCGTCGTCATCGTGACCAGTTGTCCCGTAAGTTTTACGAGAGCAACCATGAGGTCGAATACAGGGATGACGCGCTGGTACTTATCAATCGTAGTACATACACGGCAGTAACAAAGGTGTTATTTACGGACATCTGA